One Rhizobiales bacterium GAS188 DNA window includes the following coding sequences:
- a CDS encoding Microcystin-dependent protein, protein MSAPFLAEIRIFPFNFPPKGWAFCNGQLLSISQNTALFALLGTTYGGDGKSNFALPNLESSVPIHVGGAQPGPGLSVYDLGEASGSPNITLLQTEMPSHNHSVAAGASSATTASPASAVYMQGNYNDGSGNTGSVNLYTTNVPDSQLNTNALTLTGGSLPHNNMMPYLTLNFCIALQGIFPARP, encoded by the coding sequence ATGTCGGCTCCCTTCCTTGCAGAAATCCGCATCTTCCCCTTCAACTTCCCGCCCAAAGGATGGGCATTCTGCAATGGGCAATTGCTATCGATCTCGCAGAATACCGCGCTGTTCGCGCTTTTGGGCACCACTTACGGGGGCGACGGCAAGAGCAATTTCGCCCTGCCCAACCTGGAGAGCTCAGTACCCATCCATGTCGGTGGCGCGCAGCCCGGCCCCGGGCTCAGCGTCTACGACCTCGGCGAGGCCAGCGGCTCGCCCAATATCACGCTCCTGCAGACGGAGATGCCGTCCCATAATCATTCCGTCGCTGCGGGCGCCTCATCGGCCACCACCGCCAGCCCGGCGAGTGCCGTGTACATGCAGGGCAATTACAATGACGGCAGCGGAAATACCGGCTCGGTGAACCTCTACACCACCAATGTGCCGGATTCGCAGCTCAATACAAACGCGCTGACCCTCACTGGAGGCAGCCTGCCGCACAACAACATGATGCCGTATCTGACGCTCAATTTCTGCATCGCGCTGCAAGGTATCTTCCCGGCACGGCCATGA
- a CDS encoding ATP-binding cassette, subfamily B, HlyB/CyaB — MNVIPGRPAAEYFDTGLLALCGIASFFRIASDPGHLKRELALLDREAAPEDLVRAARIVGLKARVIGNINAERLRSMPLPAIVQMNDGHFAVFVARSDAGLCRFVDPITKILRELEPAALFEEIQPRLVLVTRRFAGQGYDPKTFGFSWFLPSIWRYRRPIGHVLLASLFVQIFALVTPLFFQVVIDKVLTHRVYSTLYVLVAGLALIGIFDVVLQYLRTYALSHSSNRIDVELGRRLFHHMMRLPLSYFETRAAGQTVARVRELENIRSFLTGQALFSGLDLVFAVVFVAVLFAYSWPLTLIVLATIPIYVLIGVAVRPMLREKIKDKFNKGAASQQFLVESIVGMPTIKGSAVEPMMQAQWEERLAAYVKTSFDATMLSAGGQNAIQYASRLTTALTLLFGAQAVMDGQLTVGALVAFNMIAGQTIQPILRLSQLWQDFQQVQVSVERLGDILNYPTESSGTPTFLPPRPRGLIEVKRVNFRYKPGTPDVLRDVSLQIRPGEVIGIVGPSGSGKSTLTKLIQRLYQPNEGAVLLDGNDLNNVDPAWLRSNIGVVMQENILFNRSVHDNIAFANPAMPRAQVMEVARLTGAHEFISKMPQGYETIIEERGANLSGGQRQRIAIARALATNPPILIFDEATSALDYESERIIQANMARIVKGRTVIIIAHRLASVRHCDRIVGIAEGRVVEIGTHQELLARKGGLYAYLWSIQTDQIEKVQS; from the coding sequence ATGAACGTCATCCCGGGTCGGCCTGCGGCTGAATATTTCGACACCGGCCTTCTGGCGCTCTGCGGGATCGCCTCGTTCTTCCGCATCGCCAGCGATCCCGGCCACCTCAAGCGTGAGCTCGCCTTGCTCGACCGCGAGGCGGCGCCCGAAGATCTGGTCCGCGCCGCGCGGATCGTCGGGCTCAAGGCGCGCGTCATCGGCAATATCAACGCCGAGCGCCTGCGCAGCATGCCGCTGCCGGCGATCGTGCAGATGAATGACGGGCATTTCGCCGTGTTCGTCGCCCGCAGCGATGCCGGCCTCTGCCGCTTCGTCGATCCGATCACGAAGATCCTGCGCGAGCTCGAGCCGGCAGCTCTGTTCGAAGAGATCCAGCCGCGCCTGGTGCTCGTCACCCGCCGCTTCGCGGGCCAGGGCTATGATCCCAAGACCTTCGGGTTCAGCTGGTTCCTGCCGTCCATCTGGCGCTATCGGCGGCCGATCGGGCATGTGCTCTTGGCCTCGCTCTTCGTCCAGATCTTCGCGCTCGTCACGCCGCTCTTCTTCCAGGTCGTGATCGACAAGGTGCTGACCCACCGCGTCTACTCGACGCTCTATGTGCTGGTCGCCGGCCTGGCGCTGATCGGCATCTTCGACGTCGTGCTGCAATATTTGCGCACCTATGCGCTCTCGCATTCGTCGAACCGCATCGATGTCGAGCTCGGGCGTCGCCTGTTCCACCATATGATGCGGCTGCCGCTCTCCTATTTCGAGACGCGCGCGGCCGGTCAGACGGTGGCCCGGGTGCGCGAGCTCGAGAATATCCGCTCCTTCCTGACCGGGCAGGCGCTGTTCTCCGGTCTCGATCTCGTCTTCGCGGTGGTCTTCGTGGCGGTGCTCTTCGCCTATTCCTGGCCTCTCACCCTGATCGTGCTGGCGACCATCCCGATTTATGTGCTGATCGGGGTCGCGGTGCGGCCCATGCTGCGCGAGAAGATCAAGGACAAGTTCAACAAGGGAGCGGCGAGCCAGCAATTCCTGGTCGAGTCGATCGTCGGCATGCCGACCATCAAGGGCAGCGCCGTCGAGCCGATGATGCAGGCGCAATGGGAGGAGCGGCTCGCGGCCTATGTCAAAACCTCGTTCGACGCGACCATGCTGAGCGCCGGCGGCCAGAACGCCATCCAATATGCGAGCCGGCTGACGACGGCGCTGACTTTGCTGTTCGGGGCGCAGGCGGTGATGGACGGCCAGCTGACGGTGGGGGCGCTCGTCGCCTTCAACATGATCGCCGGGCAGACCATCCAGCCGATCCTGCGCCTCTCCCAGCTGTGGCAGGATTTCCAGCAAGTGCAGGTCTCGGTCGAGCGTCTCGGCGACATCCTCAACTATCCGACGGAGAGCAGCGGGACGCCGACCTTCCTGCCGCCACGGCCGCGTGGCCTGATCGAGGTCAAGCGCGTCAATTTCCGCTACAAGCCGGGCACGCCCGATGTGCTGCGCGACGTGTCGCTGCAGATCAGGCCGGGCGAGGTCATCGGCATCGTCGGCCCTTCGGGCTCCGGCAAGTCGACGCTCACCAAGCTGATCCAGCGCCTCTACCAGCCGAATGAAGGTGCGGTGCTGCTCGACGGCAACGATCTCAACAATGTCGATCCGGCCTGGCTGCGCTCGAATATCGGCGTCGTGATGCAGGAGAACATCCTGTTCAACCGTTCGGTCCACGACAATATCGCCTTCGCCAATCCGGCCATGCCGCGGGCGCAGGTGATGGAAGTGGCCCGGCTGACCGGCGCCCATGAGTTCATCTCGAAGATGCCGCAAGGCTACGAGACCATCATCGAGGAACGTGGCGCCAATCTCTCCGGCGGCCAGCGCCAGCGCATCGCCATCGCGCGGGCGCTCGCCACCAATCCGCCGATCCTGATCTTCGACGAGGCGACGAGCGCGCTCGACTATGAGAGCGAGCGCATCATCCAGGCGAACATGGCGCGCATCGTCAAGGGCCGCACCGTGATCATCATCGCCCATCGCCTCGCTTCCGTCCGCCATTGCGACCGGATCGTCGGCATTGCCGAGGGGCGCGTCGTCGAGATCGGCACGCACCAGGAATTGCTGGCGCGCAAGGGCGGGCTCTACGCCTATCTCTGGTCGATCCAGACCGATCAGATCGAGAAGGTCCAATCATGA
- a CDS encoding D-alpha,beta-D-heptose 7-phosphate 1-kinase /D-beta-D-heptose 1-phosphate adenylyltransferase, with the protein MGEMRIPDFSRARVLVFGDVMLDEYVMGSVGRISPEAPIPVFLRAEHRYMPGGASNVAANAAALGARVTLCGVIGDDAHAEHLRQALAASSPAVTLLAVVDPSRGTTVKTRFIAGGHHVLRVDTETVVPVPAEIGRALVEQLKDAITRTDVVVVSDYAKGVVVEATFRALIAAASLAGKPVFVDPKRRDFGFYRGADYLTPNRKELHEATGLPVDDDAAVERASQAASSASSAAILVTRSEEGMTLFRSGSPALHLRASPREVFDVSGAGDTVIATFASAMAAGHAPPEAAMLANIAAGISVGKQGASCVSTDELRDALRARDIAGEGRHRLMSLEAAVEQRRRWRESGWSVGFTNGCFDILHGGHVQLLDQVARNCDRLIVGLNADASVRLLKGPGRPINTAQARARVLLGLRAVDAVVIFEEETPAQLIRALTPDLLAKGGDYLRHEIVGADFVEERGGKVLIVKIVEGFSTTAIIDSARAGDPPSRRAAE; encoded by the coding sequence ATGGGAGAGATGCGGATCCCCGATTTTTCGCGGGCACGTGTGCTGGTATTCGGCGACGTCATGCTCGACGAATACGTGATGGGGAGCGTCGGCCGCATTTCGCCTGAGGCGCCCATTCCGGTCTTCCTGCGCGCCGAGCACCGCTACATGCCGGGAGGCGCGAGCAATGTGGCGGCGAACGCCGCGGCGCTGGGGGCGAGGGTCACCTTATGCGGCGTGATCGGCGACGATGCCCATGCCGAGCATTTGCGCCAGGCGCTCGCCGCCTCTTCGCCCGCAGTGACATTGCTTGCGGTCGTCGACCCCAGCCGCGGCACCACGGTCAAGACGCGGTTCATCGCCGGCGGGCACCATGTGCTGCGTGTCGACACGGAAACGGTGGTTCCGGTCCCGGCCGAGATCGGCCGCGCCCTCGTCGAGCAGCTCAAAGATGCGATCACCCGGACGGATGTCGTCGTGGTGTCGGATTATGCCAAGGGCGTGGTCGTCGAAGCGACCTTCCGCGCCCTGATCGCGGCAGCAAGCCTCGCCGGCAAGCCTGTCTTCGTCGATCCGAAGCGGCGCGACTTCGGCTTCTATCGCGGGGCGGATTACCTGACGCCCAATCGCAAGGAGCTTCATGAAGCGACCGGGCTTCCCGTCGATGACGACGCCGCGGTCGAGCGCGCTTCGCAAGCAGCGTCCTCGGCGTCGTCCGCCGCGATCCTGGTCACCCGTTCGGAAGAAGGCATGACCTTGTTCCGCAGCGGCTCTCCGGCGCTCCATCTCCGCGCCTCGCCGCGCGAGGTGTTTGACGTGTCGGGCGCCGGCGACACGGTCATCGCCACATTCGCCAGCGCCATGGCGGCCGGTCATGCGCCCCCGGAGGCCGCGATGCTCGCCAATATCGCGGCCGGAATCTCGGTCGGCAAGCAGGGCGCGTCTTGTGTCAGCACCGATGAGCTGCGAGACGCGTTGCGGGCGCGCGACATTGCAGGCGAGGGCCGGCATCGATTGATGAGCCTCGAGGCGGCGGTCGAGCAGCGCCGGCGCTGGCGCGAGAGCGGCTGGTCGGTCGGCTTCACCAATGGCTGTTTCGACATTCTCCATGGCGGACATGTCCAGCTTCTCGATCAGGTCGCGCGGAACTGCGATCGCTTGATCGTCGGGTTGAACGCGGACGCTTCGGTGCGGCTTCTGAAGGGGCCGGGCCGGCCCATCAACACGGCCCAGGCGCGAGCCCGCGTGCTCCTCGGCCTGCGGGCGGTCGATGCGGTCGTGATCTTCGAAGAGGAGACGCCGGCGCAGTTGATCCGGGCGCTGACACCCGATTTGCTCGCCAAGGGCGGAGATTATCTGCGCCATGAGATCGTCGGCGCGGATTTCGTCGAGGAGAGGGGCGGCAAGGTCTTGATCGTGAAGATCGTCGAAGGCTTCTCGACCACCGCCATCATCGACAGTGCTCGGGCCGGCGATCCGCCCTCGCGCCGGGCGGCGGAATGA
- a CDS encoding Microcystin-dependent protein, giving the protein MSTPFLSEIRVVSFNFPPKGWALCNGQLMPINQNQALFSLLGTTYGGDGRVNFGLPNLQGRVPIHMGSGFTLGNTSGEISHTLNQGEMPQHNHIMQARAAFNQGNPVPAANRSLREGLAATNPVSQVQLYGAGGNLVAFSPSAITNTGGSQPHANQQPYLVLNMIIALQGIFPSQN; this is encoded by the coding sequence ATGAGCACTCCGTTCCTTTCCGAAATTAGGGTCGTCTCCTTCAACTTCCCGCCCAAGGGCTGGGCGCTGTGCAACGGGCAGCTCATGCCCATCAATCAGAATCAGGCGCTGTTCTCACTGCTGGGCACGACCTATGGCGGTGACGGCCGGGTGAACTTCGGATTGCCGAACCTGCAAGGCCGAGTACCGATCCATATGGGCTCGGGATTTACCTTGGGAAACACCAGCGGGGAGATTTCCCACACGCTCAACCAAGGGGAGATGCCGCAACATAATCACATCATGCAGGCGCGGGCCGCATTCAATCAGGGGAACCCTGTGCCGGCTGCAAATAGGTCCCTGCGGGAGGGCCTCGCCGCTACCAATCCTGTCAGCCAGGTGCAACTTTACGGCGCCGGCGGCAATCTCGTCGCATTCTCGCCATCGGCGATCACCAACACAGGCGGCAGCCAACCTCATGCGAACCAGCAGCCCTATCTGGTCCTGAACATGATCATCGCGCTTCAGGGCATCTTTCCGTCGCAGAACTAG
- a CDS encoding bifunctional enzyme CysN/CysC, giving the protein MDSFARAAGERASLLRFLTCGSVDDGKSTLIGRLLFEQKLVFDDQLAALMRDTRQYRPEDEIDYALLVDGLEAEREQGVTIDVAYRYFATARRSFMVADTPGHEQYTRNMVTGASNADLALLLVDACKGLSLQSYRHAHIVSLLGIRHVVLAVNKIDLVGFDEAVFGRIRTEFEALATRLGFASVLAIPVSARHGDNVSAKSGRTAWYEGPSLLAHLEAVEVDGPARDLPFRMPVQLVSRPHAGFRGYCGTVASGRIRRGDEVVVVPSLRSTRVASILCGDEVLDEAGAKDAITLTLRDEIAIARGDMLAAPDQPPKAATQFSAQLIWIGDEHLLVGRSYLLKIATSTVSASVTEIKHRIDVHTLAEAAARSLATNEIGLCDIAVSQPIAFDRYAENRLTGSFILIDRATNATVAAGMILDSLDRSSTVRPQALSISKAQRALLKGHKPAVIWFTGLSGAGKSTIANAVEAHLNAGGIHTLLLDGDNVRGGLNKDLGFTDVDRVENIRRVGEVAKLMLDAGLIVLCAFISPFQAERRLVREMVEEGEFIEVFVDTSLEACIARDPKGLYKRALAGEIRNFTGVDQAYEPPATAELVLGTEGATPEELAERVIAELRRQGIIGR; this is encoded by the coding sequence ATGGATTCATTCGCAAGAGCGGCGGGCGAGCGGGCCTCCTTGCTGCGCTTCCTGACCTGCGGCTCGGTCGATGACGGCAAGTCGACCCTGATCGGCAGGCTGCTGTTCGAGCAGAAGCTCGTCTTCGACGACCAGCTGGCCGCGCTCATGCGCGACACACGACAATATCGCCCCGAGGACGAGATCGACTATGCCTTGCTCGTCGACGGGCTAGAGGCCGAGCGCGAGCAAGGGGTCACCATCGACGTCGCCTATCGCTATTTCGCGACGGCGCGACGCTCCTTCATGGTCGCCGACACGCCCGGACACGAGCAATATACCCGCAACATGGTGACGGGTGCCTCGAACGCCGACCTCGCCTTGCTCCTCGTCGATGCCTGCAAGGGCCTCAGCCTCCAGAGCTATCGACACGCGCATATCGTCTCCTTGCTCGGCATCCGGCATGTGGTGCTGGCGGTCAACAAGATCGATCTTGTCGGGTTCGACGAAGCTGTCTTCGGGCGAATTCGTACGGAATTCGAGGCACTCGCCACGCGCCTCGGCTTCGCCTCCGTCCTGGCCATCCCGGTCTCGGCGCGTCATGGCGACAATGTCTCGGCCAAGAGCGGGCGGACGGCCTGGTATGAGGGGCCGAGCCTTCTTGCCCATCTCGAAGCCGTGGAGGTCGATGGCCCGGCCCGGGATCTGCCCTTCCGAATGCCGGTCCAGCTCGTCAGTCGGCCGCATGCAGGGTTCCGAGGCTATTGCGGCACCGTCGCGTCGGGCCGCATACGTCGCGGCGACGAGGTGGTCGTGGTTCCGTCCCTGCGCTCGACCCGGGTTGCAAGCATCCTGTGCGGCGATGAAGTGCTGGACGAGGCCGGCGCCAAGGACGCGATCACCCTGACGCTCCGCGATGAGATCGCCATTGCGCGTGGGGACATGCTGGCGGCGCCGGACCAACCGCCCAAGGCGGCGACGCAATTCTCGGCACAGCTGATCTGGATAGGCGATGAGCATCTTCTCGTCGGGCGCAGCTACCTGCTCAAGATCGCGACCTCGACCGTCAGCGCCTCCGTGACGGAGATCAAGCACCGCATCGACGTCCACACCCTGGCCGAAGCGGCTGCGCGCTCCTTGGCGACGAACGAGATCGGCCTGTGCGACATCGCGGTTTCGCAACCCATCGCCTTCGATCGCTATGCCGAGAACCGCCTCACCGGCTCCTTCATCCTGATCGATCGGGCCACCAATGCCACGGTGGCGGCCGGCATGATCCTGGACAGCCTCGATCGATCGAGCACGGTCAGGCCGCAGGCGCTGAGCATCAGCAAGGCGCAGCGTGCCTTGCTCAAGGGGCACAAGCCGGCCGTCATCTGGTTCACCGGCCTTTCGGGCGCCGGCAAATCCACCATCGCCAACGCGGTCGAGGCGCACCTCAACGCCGGCGGCATCCATACTCTGCTGCTCGACGGCGACAATGTGCGCGGCGGGCTGAACAAGGATCTCGGCTTCACCGATGTCGATCGGGTGGAAAACATCCGCCGGGTCGGCGAGGTCGCCAAATTGATGCTGGATGCCGGCCTCATCGTGCTGTGCGCCTTCATCTCGCCTTTCCAGGCGGAGAGGCGCCTGGTGCGCGAGATGGTCGAGGAGGGCGAGTTCATCGAGGTGTTCGTCGACACGTCCCTCGAGGCCTGCATCGCGCGCGACCCCAAGGGGCTCTACAAGCGTGCCCTCGCGGGCGAGATCAGAAATTTCACCGGCGTCGATCAGGCCTATGAGCCGCCAGCGACCGCCGAGCTGGTGCTCGGGACCGAGGGCGCGACGCCTGAGGAGCTCGCCGAGCGCGTTATCGCCGAGCTCAGGCGGCAAGGCATCATCGGCCGATGA
- a CDS encoding mannose-6-phosphate isomerase, type 3, whose product MTLEGEAAPTGAGLAAELAAVKVWLIDEALPLWSSRGFDRSAGLFEERLDFSGQPVAETPRRLMVQCRQLYVFSHATLLGWFDARQLAEQALAALLGTYGNRTAGVPYVFSVTRTGEIADPRQDTYAYAFLLFGLAWARKLLGPRVDRRLPEALLEHVKRRLAHRSGRGFVDGLPRPDAHLRQDPQMHLLEAALELEDIFGSDLGARQLADHLFALFRDRLFLAKERALPELHDDFWVPLDARGGVFQPGHHFEWIWLLDRYAACSGERVDDLAAALADRAFAEGIDRDGAAIEAVGIGGGHRIDSRRCWGTCEALKAVASNFENGRSSPELAMEQATSCLRALRSLFLSGPYPGGWIDRVDARGNPLLDYVPASTLYHVFLAVAEADRVFGPALSTS is encoded by the coding sequence GTGACCCTGGAGGGGGAAGCCGCCCCAACGGGCGCCGGGCTAGCCGCGGAGCTCGCCGCGGTGAAGGTCTGGCTCATTGATGAGGCCCTGCCGCTCTGGTCGTCTCGCGGCTTTGACCGATCGGCAGGCCTCTTCGAAGAGCGCCTCGACTTCTCCGGACAGCCCGTGGCCGAGACGCCGCGCCGGCTGATGGTTCAATGCCGGCAGCTCTATGTGTTCTCGCACGCGACCTTGCTCGGCTGGTTCGACGCGCGCCAACTGGCGGAACAGGCTCTGGCGGCGCTGCTCGGCACCTATGGCAACCGCACCGCTGGCGTGCCCTATGTCTTCTCGGTGACGCGGACGGGCGAGATCGCCGATCCACGGCAAGACACCTACGCCTACGCGTTCTTGCTGTTCGGCCTGGCTTGGGCACGCAAGCTTCTGGGTCCCCGCGTCGATCGACGCCTTCCCGAAGCCCTGCTCGAACACGTGAAACGCCGGCTCGCGCATCGGAGCGGCCGGGGCTTCGTGGACGGGTTGCCACGGCCGGACGCGCATCTACGGCAGGACCCGCAAATGCATCTGCTCGAGGCCGCACTGGAGCTGGAAGATATATTCGGCAGCGACCTCGGCGCACGGCAGCTCGCCGATCATCTCTTTGCGCTTTTTCGCGATCGGCTGTTCCTGGCGAAGGAGCGCGCCCTTCCCGAATTGCACGACGATTTCTGGGTTCCCCTCGATGCGCGGGGTGGCGTCTTCCAGCCCGGGCATCATTTCGAATGGATATGGCTGCTCGACCGCTACGCCGCCTGTTCAGGCGAGCGGGTCGACGACCTCGCCGCTGCCCTGGCGGATCGGGCCTTTGCCGAAGGGATCGACCGGGACGGGGCGGCGATCGAGGCGGTCGGCATAGGTGGCGGGCACCGCATCGACAGCCGGCGCTGCTGGGGCACATGCGAAGCCTTGAAGGCCGTGGCCAGCAATTTCGAGAACGGGCGGAGCTCCCCCGAGCTCGCCATGGAGCAAGCCACAAGCTGCCTCAGGGCGCTGCGCTCGCTGTTCCTGTCTGGCCCATATCCCGGCGGCTGGATCGACCGTGTCGACGCAAGGGGAAATCCGCTCCTCGACTATGTGCCGGCGAGCACGCTCTACCACGTCTTTCTGGCGGTCGCGGAAGCCGATCGGGTCTTTGGTCCTGCCCTGTCGACCTCGTGA
- a CDS encoding hemolysin D, with protein MTVHAKVASTPVPAKRVQTKKPGASDREFLPAALEILETPPSPIKMGLLLLICSFFAVALVWSYLGHIDIIAVAQGKLQPTGHVKVIQPLETSRVQATRAENGMRVRAGDVLVELDPSEAAADVAASAASLASYRAEALRREAAIKAAQTMPISTRLDIVWPAETPAAIRRREERVFTADLAQLDAQIASLSAQAQQKRAEHERLATTIVAQEQLIATLQQRVTMRAQLVDMNAGSKSNLIDATETLQYQKTTLAQQKGQLAEAEANLGVVLKDIQKTTDTFIAENAQKAAEAERQAADLQEKLIKAKARLSHMTLTSPIDGTVQASTLTTVGQIVTSGQELMSIVPEGTTLEIEAYLPNKDIGFVKEGEPAIVKIESFPFSRYGTIDARVTRVARDAIPEPDADQLEKDPTRRAARLPNGAQRTQNLVFPVTLALDQTLINVDGTKVPLGAGMAVTVEIRTGSRRILEYVFSPLVQIGSEAMKER; from the coding sequence ATGACCGTGCACGCCAAGGTGGCCTCGACGCCGGTGCCGGCGAAGCGGGTGCAGACGAAGAAGCCAGGGGCGTCCGATCGCGAGTTCCTGCCGGCCGCCCTCGAAATCCTGGAGACGCCGCCCTCGCCGATCAAGATGGGGCTGCTCCTGCTGATCTGCTCCTTCTTCGCGGTGGCGCTCGTCTGGTCCTATCTCGGGCATATCGACATCATCGCCGTGGCGCAGGGCAAGCTGCAGCCGACCGGGCACGTCAAGGTGATCCAGCCGCTGGAGACGAGCCGGGTGCAGGCGACCAGGGCCGAGAACGGCATGCGGGTCCGCGCCGGCGACGTGCTCGTGGAGCTCGACCCCAGCGAGGCGGCGGCCGATGTGGCGGCGAGCGCCGCCAGCCTCGCCTCCTACCGCGCCGAGGCTTTGCGGCGCGAGGCAGCCATCAAGGCGGCGCAGACGATGCCGATCTCGACCAGGCTCGATATCGTCTGGCCGGCGGAGACACCCGCTGCGATCCGGCGGCGTGAGGAGCGGGTATTCACCGCCGATCTCGCGCAGCTCGACGCTCAGATCGCCAGCCTCTCGGCGCAGGCGCAGCAGAAGCGGGCCGAGCATGAGCGCCTCGCGACGACGATCGTGGCGCAGGAGCAGTTGATCGCGACCTTGCAGCAACGCGTCACGATGCGCGCGCAGCTCGTCGATATGAATGCCGGGTCGAAGTCGAACCTGATCGACGCCACCGAGACGCTGCAATATCAGAAGACCACCTTGGCGCAGCAGAAGGGCCAGCTCGCCGAGGCGGAGGCCAATCTCGGCGTCGTCCTCAAGGACATTCAGAAGACCACCGACACCTTCATCGCCGAGAATGCCCAGAAGGCGGCCGAGGCCGAGCGCCAGGCGGCGGATCTCCAGGAGAAGCTGATCAAGGCCAAGGCGCGGCTCAGCCACATGACGCTCACCAGCCCGATCGATGGCACGGTGCAAGCCTCGACCTTGACCACGGTTGGCCAGATCGTCACATCCGGGCAGGAGCTGATGAGCATCGTGCCGGAAGGGACGACGCTCGAGATCGAGGCCTATCTGCCGAACAAGGATATCGGCTTCGTCAAGGAAGGCGAGCCGGCGATCGTCAAGATCGAAAGCTTCCCCTTCAGCCGCTACGGCACGATCGATGCCAGGGTGACGCGCGTCGCGCGCGATGCGATTCCCGAGCCCGACGCCGATCAGCTGGAGAAGGACCCGACCCGGAGGGCGGCGCGCCTGCCCAATGGCGCTCAGCGCACCCAGAACCTCGTCTTCCCCGTCACGCTCGCGCTGGACCAGACGCTGATCAATGTCGACGGCACCAAGGTTCCGCTCGGCGCCGGCATGGCGGTCACGGTCGAGATCCGCACCGGCAGCCGGCGCATCCTCGAATATGTCTTCTCGCCCCTCGTCCAGATCGGCTCCGAAGCCATGAAGGAGCGGTGA
- a CDS encoding Microcystin-dependent protein, producing MSAPYVGEIRMFGGNFSPAGWMFCDGAQVPISNFETLFQLIGTTYGGDGQTTFNLPDLRGRVPVHMGNLSGTSFLIGELAGVETVTLNTNQIPTHSHALIAATGTSLASPVGNFPGPASSTSGGVAYGPGPINTTLAPSTIMPTGGSQPHDNRQPYLGINFIISLFGIFPSPT from the coding sequence ATGAGCGCCCCATATGTCGGTGAGATCCGCATGTTCGGCGGCAATTTCAGCCCGGCCGGCTGGATGTTCTGCGATGGAGCGCAGGTGCCGATCTCCAATTTCGAGACGCTGTTCCAGCTGATCGGCACCACCTATGGGGGCGACGGGCAGACGACCTTCAACCTCCCGGATTTGCGTGGCCGGGTTCCGGTGCATATGGGGAACTTGAGCGGAACCTCGTTCTTGATCGGCGAACTCGCCGGCGTCGAGACCGTCACGCTCAACACCAACCAGATCCCGACGCATTCGCATGCGCTGATCGCCGCCACCGGCACCTCGTTGGCCTCGCCTGTGGGCAACTTCCCCGGACCTGCGAGCAGCACTTCCGGTGGCGTCGCCTACGGTCCCGGCCCGATCAACACGACGCTCGCCCCTAGCACCATCATGCCCACGGGCGGGAGCCAGCCCCACGACAATCGGCAGCCCTATCTCGGCATTAACTTCATCATCTCGCTGTTCGGCATCTTCCCCTCGCCGACCTGA